The Prochlorococcus marinus str. MIT 9301 genome segment GAATCTAATTTATTATGCAAAATAATAGGTTTTATCCATTTGATTAATAACCAATTATATAAATCAAAATATCTGACAATTTTTAAAAGGTTGGGAAGTCATAGTGTATTTGCACTTATCGCACTAATCGTAATTGGAGGTGCTACGAGAGTCATGGAGGCAGGACTTGCCTGTCCAGATTGGCCATTATGTTATGGATCTTTTTTGCCTTTTAAACATATGAACCTAAGAGTATTTCTAGAGTGGTTTCATCGTCTAGATGCTTTTCTGGTTGGAATATTAATTCTTTTTAAATTTACGCTTTCAATTATTTGGAAAAATGAAATTCCAAATTGGTTACCTAAAACTTATTCATTATTACTTTTTCTCGTTATTGTCCAAGGATCCTTTGGAGCTTTAACAGTAATAAATCTGCTTGATTCATATACTGTTACTGGCCATCTCTTAATAGCTTTTCTACTTCTCATTACAACAATTTCAATAAATCAAAATTTAGAAAATGACTACATTGAAGAGCCTTTAATTTGGTGGAGATTATTATTTTTTGTTCCTCTTTTACTTACTCTGATTCAATCTTTTATTGGCGTAAGGCTTTCATCAACCTGGTCAGCGCACATTTGCTTATCTTTTAATAAACAATGTCTAATTCTAAATACACATAAATTATTTGCTTTTCCAATTGCTTTCTCAATTTTATTGATTATTGCTATTGCAATTTATAAGAGAAGTTTGCTTGATGAAAATTGGAAATATCTCACAACACTTATTTTTCTCTTGTTTTCCCAAATTACTTTGGGTGTTTTAAGTCTTAAAACAAATTTAAATGAACCTATTTTTATTATCGGTCATCAACTTAACGCCTCTTTATTTATTGCGATATTAACAACATTAATTTTTAGAAATCCTTTTACCAAAAAAAGTCCAAACCACTCCCTTAATCCCCAAACGGTTGGTATCAACTCATGAACAGTAGTAACTTAGAAAACTTGAACTATAAATCTTCAATTAGGGATGAAGTTGTACCTTCAAGAAAAAGATTAACTTTGCCGCCCTGGCTTGAAGTAGCGAAACCTAGATTAATCCCACTTTTACTGGCTACAACTTTGGGAGGAATGGCTTTAACAGAAGAATGGCCTTTGTCTTCCCCAAAACTTATCTGCACTTTGGGAGGGGGCGCTTTGGCAGCAGCAGCAGCAGGAGCTCTTAATTGCTTGTGGGAAATGGAATTAGATAAGCGTATGACAAGAACTAGCAAAAGAGCCTTACCAGCAGGAAAGTTGTCATCTCAGACTGTATTTTTAGCCGCTGTATCATGTACTTTGGCAGCTTCGATGCTTTTAGTAAGTGGTGTAAATTATTTGGCTGCGGGTTTAACTCTTCTTGGTTTATTTAGCTACGTAATTTTATATACAGTTATTTTGAAACCTCGTACAACAAAAAATATTGTTTTCGGAGGAGTTGCTGGTGCGATACCGCCCTTAGTTGGAGCGTCTGCTGCCACAGGGCATGTAGGACTTAGTGGTTGGTGGTTGTTTGGTTTAGTAATGTTATGGACCCCAGCTCATTTTTGGGCACTTGCAATTTTGTTGAAGGATGATTATGCATCTGTTGGTATTCCTATGCTTCCTTCTGTTAAAGGATCTGTTTTTACTGCTAAAGCTATTTCTCGTTACGGATGGGCAACAGTTTTAATGAGTATTATGGGAGTCTTTGCTTTACCTGAAGGGGGTCTCTTATACGGAATTATGTTATTGCCGTTTAATGGAAGACTTTTGCAATTAATAAATGAATTAAAGAAATCTCCTGATGATCTTTCAAGAGCAAAGTCTCTTTTTAGGTGGTCTATTCTCTACATGTTTGGCATTTGTCTTTTGTTATTAATTTCCAGGACCCAACTATCCGTAGAATTTGAGCAGCAATCTATGCAAATATTTTTATCTATTGTATCCCTGCTTAGTAATTAAATTAGATGTAAAATGTTTTTTAAGTAAATAGTAAGTTTGATGAATTATATAAAAGTTAAAGGGCTCTCAAAATCTTATTCAGATATCAATGCATTAAAAAATTTATCAATGGAAATTCAAGCTGGCACATTATTCGGAATACTAGGTCCAAATGGTGCTGGCAAATCAACACTAATAAAAATACTCGCTACTTTAATAGAGCCTGATAGTGGAGAAGTTTTTATAAATAATATTAATCTGATAAAAAATTCCAGGAAAATTAGAGAATTAATTGGTTATGTTGCCCAAGACATTGCACTTGATAAAATATTAACTGGACGAGAGCTTTTGGACTTTCAATCAGATTTATATCACATCAACAAAAATAAAAAATTTGAGAGGATAAATCAATTAATAGATCAATTAGAAATGAATGATTGGATTGATCGTAAGTGTGGAACTTACTCAGGGGGAATGAAAAGAAGAATAGATCTGGCAGCTGGACTTTTACATTTACCCCAAGTATTAATTTTGGATGAACCTACAGTTGGTTTAGATATTGAAAGTAGAAATATTATATGGCAACTTTTGAAAGATTTGAGAAATAATGGAATGACCATTATTTTAAGTAGTCACTATCTTGATGAAATAGATAAATTGGCTGACAGATTAGTGATAATTGATGATGGAAGAGTTATAGCAAAAGGGACTCCTGCAGAGCTCAAAAATAAATTAGGAGGAGATAGAGTAACTTTGAAAGTAAGAGAATTTAGTAATCAGGAAGAAGCAAAAAATATATGTAAAATTTTATCTTCAATAGATGGAATTAGTCAGATTATCATAAATGAAGCTCAAGGTTTCTCGATAAATTTCGTAGCAAATAAGCAAAAAGATTTACTTACGAAGCTAAAAGTGGAATTGGCCTTCTCAAAGTTTGAAATTTTTTCTCTTACCCAAAGTCAGCCAAGCTTGGATGATGTATATCTTCAGGCAACTGGGAAAACATTATTGGACGCTGAAATTTCTATGGCAGGGAAAAGAGACTTTAAAAAAGAATCAAAGCAATCCATGCGATAAAAAAAACTTTTGGTTAACTAACTATAATGAATAGTAATTACTGCTAATTATGGAATTACAACCGTATAATTTATTTTTTTTATATCAAGAAACATTTGCCTTAACAAAGAGATTATTTATTCAATTAAAAAGGAGACCATCAACTCTTTTAGCAGGAATATTACAACCAATAATTTGGCTTTTTTTATTTGGGGCATTATTTTCTAAAGCTCCTGAAGGTTTTTTACCAGGAGTTGATTCTTATGGGAATTTTTTAGGAGCAGGACTTATTGTTTTTACTGCTTTTAGCGGAGCCCTAAACTCTGGTCTTCCTTTAATGTTTGATAGAGAGTTTGGATTTCTTAATAGATTACTTGTGGCTCCTTTAACCAGTAGATTATCCATAGTTTTATCTTCTTTTTTTTACATAACAATTTTGAGCTTTGTTCAGAGTATTGTAATAATGATTGTTTCATACATTTTGGGTTATGGATGGCCTAACCTATATGGTTTAGGAATTGTATTTACAACACTAATTTTATTAGTTCTTTTTGTGACATCAATAAGTTTATGTTTAGCGTTTGTTTTGCCTGGACATATTGAACTAATCGCTCTTATATTCGTAATAAATTTACCTCTTTTATTTGCGAGTACTGCTTTAGCTCCAATCTCTTTTATGCCAAATTGGCTGGGCTGGTTGGCTTCATTAAATCCATTAACTTTTGCTATTGAACCTATTAGGACTGCCTATACACAAACTATGGATTTAGAATTAGTGGCTTTACATGCCCCATATGGTGATTTAACTTGTAAGAGTTGTATCTCGATTTTATTTTCTTTAACAGTTTTTTCCTTGATTATTATAAGGCCTCTGTTAAATAGAAAGTTAAATTAGAAATTTTATGCTTTTAAAAAATCATTTAATAGAAGTTTTTAAACAAGCTTCTTTAGAAAATAATTTTTTGCTTAAAGAAAATGTTGTTCTTAAGTGGGTCCATAGATTTGGGATTGATTCATTAAATGATTTATTAATCCATAGTTCACTACAAAAAGAAAATCAGCGTGAAGAAGAAAATCAAGAACATATATCCTTAATTGACGAAGTGCATGAAGAAAATCAAGAACATATATCTTTAATTGATGAAGTGCATGAAGAAAATCAAGAACATATATCCTTAATTGACGAAGTGCATGAAGAAAATCAAGAACATATATCTTTAATTGATGAAGTGCATGAAGAAAATCAAGAACAAATTAAGCTTGAATTATCAAAAACTTTTGAAAATATTGAAGAAAAAAAGAGGGAATTAAATGACTTGGGAACCGCTAGCATCAATGAAATATCAAGCAAAAATCAAAATTCTAATAAAATAAATCAATTTACTGAAAATCCAAAATTACCCCTACCTTATATTAAAAATTTAAGAAAGTGGATTAACAACGATAAAAAAGCTAGTTAGCTTCTACATCATACCTGGCATTCCCATGCCACCCATACCTGGCATTCCCATGCCACCCATACCTGGCATTCCCATGCCACCCATACCTGGCATTCCCATGCCACCCATACCTGGCATTCCCATGCCACCCATTCCTCCCATTGGATCTGCACCTGGTCCTCCAGGGCCTGCGGCTTCAGGCTCTGGAATGTCTGCCATCGCAACTTCTGTTGTGAGGAGCATAGCTGCAATAGATACTGAATCTTGAAGAGCTAATCTTATTACTTTGGTTGGATCTAATATCCCTGAATCTTTTAAGTCCTCATATTTTCCTGAATTAGCATTAAAGCCTTTGTTAAGTCTTTTAATTTCAGCGACAACTACATCTCCATTAAAACCAGCATTTTTTGCTATTTGTTTGGTGGGTTCCAAGAGGGCTTCTTTGACTATATTTATCCCTGTTCTTAAATCATCTGTAGATGTTTTACTTAAATTTAAAAGGTCATCTGATATTTCAATTAGAGTTTGTCCTCCTCCAGAAACAACACCCTCTTCAATAGCAGCTTTCGTAGCATTAA includes the following:
- a CDS encoding ABC transporter permease — encoded protein: MELQPYNLFFLYQETFALTKRLFIQLKRRPSTLLAGILQPIIWLFLFGALFSKAPEGFLPGVDSYGNFLGAGLIVFTAFSGALNSGLPLMFDREFGFLNRLLVAPLTSRLSIVLSSFFYITILSFVQSIVIMIVSYILGYGWPNLYGLGIVFTTLILLVLFVTSISLCLAFVLPGHIELIALIFVINLPLLFASTALAPISFMPNWLGWLASLNPLTFAIEPIRTAYTQTMDLELVALHAPYGDLTCKSCISILFSLTVFSLIIIRPLLNRKLN
- a CDS encoding ABC transporter ATP-binding protein; translation: MNYIKVKGLSKSYSDINALKNLSMEIQAGTLFGILGPNGAGKSTLIKILATLIEPDSGEVFINNINLIKNSRKIRELIGYVAQDIALDKILTGRELLDFQSDLYHINKNKKFERINQLIDQLEMNDWIDRKCGTYSGGMKRRIDLAAGLLHLPQVLILDEPTVGLDIESRNIIWQLLKDLRNNGMTIILSSHYLDEIDKLADRLVIIDDGRVIAKGTPAELKNKLGGDRVTLKVREFSNQEEAKNICKILSSIDGISQIIINEAQGFSINFVANKQKDLLTKLKVELAFSKFEIFSLTQSQPSLDDVYLQATGKTLLDAEISMAGKRDFKKESKQSMR
- a CDS encoding COX15/CtaA family protein, which translates into the protein MINNQLYKSKYLTIFKRLGSHSVFALIALIVIGGATRVMEAGLACPDWPLCYGSFLPFKHMNLRVFLEWFHRLDAFLVGILILFKFTLSIIWKNEIPNWLPKTYSLLLFLVIVQGSFGALTVINLLDSYTVTGHLLIAFLLLITTISINQNLENDYIEEPLIWWRLLFFVPLLLTLIQSFIGVRLSSTWSAHICLSFNKQCLILNTHKLFAFPIAFSILLIIAIAIYKRSLLDENWKYLTTLIFLLFSQITLGVLSLKTNLNEPIFIIGHQLNASLFIAILTTLIFRNPFTKKSPNHSLNPQTVGINS
- a CDS encoding heme o synthase, producing MNSSNLENLNYKSSIRDEVVPSRKRLTLPPWLEVAKPRLIPLLLATTLGGMALTEEWPLSSPKLICTLGGGALAAAAAGALNCLWEMELDKRMTRTSKRALPAGKLSSQTVFLAAVSCTLAASMLLVSGVNYLAAGLTLLGLFSYVILYTVILKPRTTKNIVFGGVAGAIPPLVGASAATGHVGLSGWWLFGLVMLWTPAHFWALAILLKDDYASVGIPMLPSVKGSVFTAKAISRYGWATVLMSIMGVFALPEGGLLYGIMLLPFNGRLLQLINELKKSPDDLSRAKSLFRWSILYMFGICLLLLISRTQLSVEFEQQSMQIFLSIVSLLSN